Sequence from the Aquimarina sp. Aq107 genome:
GGAAAAGGAACACAAGCTGAAGTTTTAAAAGAAAAGTATGATCTAGTACATATTTCTACAGGAGATGTGTTTAGGTATAATATAAAAAATGCTACAGAATTAGGGACATTAGCAAAATCATATATTGATAAAGGACAATTAGTGCCAGATGAAGTGACAATTAATATGTTGAATGCTGAGGTAGATAAAAATCCAGATGCTAAAGGTTTCATTTTTGATGGGTTTCCTAGAACAGAAGCTCAGGCAGAATCATTAGCAGAGTTACTATCTTCTAAAGGAGCAGAAGTTAGTGCAATGGTTGCTTTAGAGGTAGATGACGAGGTGTTAGTTAATCGTTTATTAGAAAGAGGAAAAACATCCGGTCGTCCTGATGATGCTGATGAAGGTGTAATCAGAAATCGTATTAAAGTATATTATAACGAAACAGCTATACTAAAGAATTACTACCAAAAACAAGATAAGTATTTTGGAGTTGATGGAGTAGGTGGTATCAGTGAAATTACTGATCGATTAAGTAGTGTTATAGATAAATTATAGATTTATTATTGCAGAGTAGTAAATCTCTGTTTTTAGTAAAAGGTTTCAAATTCAAAAGGTTTTGATCTATTGGTTAGAACAATTAGGTAGCGTATTATGACAGAAGGAAATTTTGTAGATTATGTAAAGTTACATGTTACTTCCGGAAATGGGGGTAAAGGATCTGTGCATTTACATAGAGAGAAATATATTACCAAAGGTGGTCCCGATGGAGGAGATGGTGGACGTGGAGGTCATGTTATCATAAAAGCGAATCCAAATATGTGGACGCTTTATCATCTAAAATTTAAAAGACATTTTAGAGCGGAACATGGAGGACACGGAAGTAAAAACAGGAGTAGTGGTGCTGATGGAGGTGATGTATATGTAGATGTCCCTTTAGGAACTGTGATCCGCGATACAGAAACCCAAGAAATTTTACACGAAATTACAGAAGAAGGACAGGAAATTGTCATCGCTGAAGGTGGAATGGGTGGTCGTGGAAACTGGCATTTTAAAAATTCGGTGAATCAAACTCCTAGATATGCGCAACCGGGTATAGAAGGACAACAATTTGATATCACATTAGAGTTAAAAATATTAGCGGATGTAGGTTTAGTAGGTTTTCCGAATGCCGGAAAATCTACTTTGCTTTCTGTTATTACATCGGCAAAACCTAAGATTGCGGATTATGAATTTACCACACTCAAACCAAATTTAGGAATTGTAGAGTATAGAGATTTTCAAACATTTGTCATGGCTGATATTCCTGGGATCATCGAAGGAGCAGCTGAAGGTAAAGGAATTGGTCATCGATTTTTGAGGCATATAGAACGGAACTCTACATTATTGTTTTTAGTTCCTGCAGATGCTCCGGATATTAAAGAACAATATGAAATCCTATTGGATGAATTAAGAAGGTATAATCCGGACTTATTAGACAAAGAACGATTAATTGCTATCTCTAAATGCGATATGTTGGATGATGAGTTAAGAACGGAACTAAAATCAGAGCTAGATGCCCAATTAGATGTTCCGTATTTATTTATTTCTTCTGTTGCTCAACAAGGTTTGCAAGAGCTTAAAGATAGACTTTGGCAAATGCTAAATACTTAATTTATCTCTAAAATTTACTTCAACACTAGTTTTAAAGTGAGATCAGAGATTTCTGTTTTTAGAAAATATATACCTTTTGGGTATCCAGTAAGATCAACCGTTTTGCCAATACCCTTCGTTATTTCTTTTCCCAAAAGGTCATAAATAATCCAATTCGTCTTTTTAGGAAGATTATAGGATCCCGAGCTAGGATTAGGGAAAACTTTAATATTAAGTAGATTACTTTGATCTTCTACAGACAAAGAATTTGTATAGAAATCCCATTCGTTAATTCTTTGTTCAGATACTCTAAATTCGTCAAACCACACATAATAGTCATTATCCTTTGGTGCGTAATCATCTATGTCAGACCCTCCTAAAAAAGTAGAAATTAATATGTGATTGATGGTTATGTTTTCTCTGTTTTCTTCTGGGTTTCTGTAGTAATTAAAATAGTCAGATCCGACAAAATCATAGTTTATACCGTCTACCCATCCTTCAAAAAGACCATCGTTACCATTTGGAGAACTTTCCAATACATAATGCAGTTCTATATTATGCCACCCTTGCATTCTAAGATAATTTTCATATTCAAAAGAACAAATGTCAGAACCGTCCACTACGCGATTTCCCCAAAACCGCAGTTCATTTTCATCTTCATTAGTTGCATTGTCCGCAGGTTCCTGTTCACCTGGTAATTCCATATAGAATTGAATTGCCCCACCTTTTCTAAACATTATGCGACCTTTCCATCTATTATTATCTCTTTCTCCATCAGGAGTATTCGGATCGGATCCACCAAGACTTGGCAGTTTACCTCCACAAAGGTTAAAGTCAAAATCATCACTGAATTTTATCCAATACGATAAATATAGATCCGAAGACTCGTAGTAATTATCTTTAAAGGTGTTCATTAGTGGTATTCTGGTATCAATACCCGAATTACCTGTTTTTAGTAATCCTTTCGGATATTTAACCTTTAAAGAAACTCCACCTGGGTCAATACTATTTTCATAGTCAATGGAGGCTCTATCTTGTGTGTCGTCTTTTTGACCATTTATAGTTTGGCCATCATAAAAACCAATTCCATTAGAGGTCGGAAAATCTTTTTTAAGTTCATCTTCCGTATAGGTGTCACCAATTCTTATATGATCAAAGCTAATGTGGTATTCATCATTTTCTAAAAGAGGATCTGGTGCAAGAACAATATTTCTTTGGGATGTAAATTTTAAAGTTTCATATTTTAACGCACCAATCCTAAGTTGCGTACTAGTATTACCTGTTGTTAAATCAAAAACTCCATTTTCATCTGTTTTGGTATAGTTGCTCACGTTATTTGCATCGCAGACTAATGCGTTTTCGATTGGATTACCCGATTGATCTTTAACAGTGCCTGAAACCTGTGCTTCTATGGTTGCAGTACATAGTAGTAATAATAGTAAATAAATTAAGTTGATTTTCATTTGGTTAAGTTTTCGGAATAATAATTCCTAAAACAATCGTAATAAATTGTTTTAGGAATTATTATTCTGTGTAATTTGGTGTTTGGTTAATTGTCAAATTTAAATGAAAAACAAATTTCTTGTTAATTTAGTATAAAGATTCTACGAAAATCTACTTAAAATTTGTGAGGTATTTTATAATATAGCTATGAAAACGTAATCACTTGAAAAAAGTTTGATATAAATGGTTTTCATAAGAAAATAACTAACCTTTTTTTATTCTTGTGATGGTGTAGGGGTTAGCAATGTAGCAACTCCAATTCTATTCCAAGCATTGATTCCACATATCGCCATAATGATATCAATTACTTTTTCTTCTCCAAGTGTATTGATCGCTTTTTGATATAAGGTCTCTGATAATCCATTATTAGAAATAAGGGTAATTTCTTCAGTCATTTCTAAAATGATTTGCTCTTCGGATTTAAAAAATGGAGAATCTCGCCATACAGGTAACGCGTGGATACGATATTGTTTTTCTCCTTTTTCAATAGCTTCTCTTATGTGCATTTGTATACAATAAGCACAACCATTGATTTGAGAAGCTCTTATTTCGATCAATAAAAATTCTAGGTCTGTTAAGGTGCTTTTTTTGCAATTGTTATGTAAATCAAACAATGGTTGGTATGCACTTGGTTTAATCTTACTGATATCTATTCTGTCTGTTTTCATAAGTATGTTGTTATTTGTTTAATGCAAAATTCAACATATGAAATGATGAAAAACTTAATCTAGATTAAGAAACGTATTAAGAACTCTTTTTTGCTCTTATTTTACTTAAAAATTCTGGAGTGAATCCTAAATAAGAAGCTAACATGTACTGCGGAACTCGCTGTACAAACTCTGGGTTATATTTATAAAATGTATTGTATAATTCTTCTCCAGATAGGTTGAACATATATTGTATTCTTTTTTGATCAGCTATTCTAACTCGTTCTTGAACAATTCTGAAATATTTATTGATCTCCAAGGAGTTTTGTAATATGCTATTTAGGTTAGACCTGCTGATTTTTAGGATTGTAGCATCTTCGGTAGCTTGGATATTAAGTTGTGTTTGAGTTTTATTGATGAAACTATCAAAATCCGTTAGCCACCAATCTTCTATACCAAAATTTACTGTTTTTTCTACTCCTTTTTTGTTGATGAAAAATGATCTAAAGCAGCCTTTTGCAATAAAATGGTTGTAATTACAGTGATGTCCCTCTTTTAAAATAAACTGCTTAGGAGCAATATTTTCAATTTCGATAAGGTTTAAGAAATTAGTTATTTCTTTTTCTGACGGATGTACGAATCTCAGGATATGATTTTTTAAAGATGCTGTCATTGTAATGAATAAAGAAATAAACCTATTGTTTAATGGGGGATCTATTTTTTTGCTTTTAAAATTAGAAAATGGTCGTCCATAACATTTCCGGTAATGATTAGATTTTTATAAGGTGCAGCTACGGTGGATCCAGACATTCCCGTTCCGTCATCTGTATATTGTTGTTCAATAGTATAGTCATTCTTTCCGTTGTAAGTGATTTTTATAATTTCTGAAGGAGAGGTTTCTTTTTCACCTTTAGCATAAGATCCAAAACGTAGTAGATTAGGATGCGCTCCTATCCACAGATTTCCTTCAGAATCAATCTCAATATTATCCACTCCTGTATTACAGGGAATATCTTCTATGAATTCTAGCGAACCATCATCATTTTTAGTATAAACTTTAACCAAAAAGGCTCTTGGAGATGCTACATACAATAAGTTACGTTTACGGTCAAAATTAATTCCGTTGGCATAGGCAATTCCGTTTGCAACTTCTATATAATTTTCTCCATCATAGTACAAAACATTAGAAATAGAAAGCCCAAGATACTCCTCTAATACTTTGCCAAATCCATCCGTATATTTATGATCATTTGTAACATAGAACCGGTTTTCATCAATAAGAACTAGATCGTTTGGACTAACTAGAGAAGAATGTTTAAGAGTTTTTTTGTGAATCAGAGTTTTATCCTGCATCGAAAAAACTTCTATAGCATGGCCTTTTGGAGTATGATTAATAGCCATAATTGTATAGGTGCTATCTTTTTTAATCATCGATATACCGTGCGGAGCAAAAGATTTATCAAAAGAAGAGGTGAGATTAGTTACATCAAAATCATTGTCTTTGAGATTCATAAAATATAAAGCTCCCTTTTCTTCCTTAATAGGAGGATAGATTTCTCTATTGGTAGAGGAAATTAGTGCAAAGCCTTCTAATGCATGTACCGTAATATCCTCGGCACCTTTGATAGAAACTTCTTTTAAAACCGTTCCATTAAAATTGTTTTCTATAGTCCTAAAAAAGCCAGTTGATATTAATATATGCGCTACAAAGATTATTAATATTAGTAAAAGAGATAGTGCGATTCTTTTTATCAAAAGTTTCATAGGCTACTAGTCATATTATTTTTTACTGTTACTTGGTACT
This genomic interval carries:
- a CDS encoding Crp/Fnr family transcriptional regulator, translating into MTASLKNHILRFVHPSEKEITNFLNLIEIENIAPKQFILKEGHHCNYNHFIAKGCFRSFFINKKGVEKTVNFGIEDWWLTDFDSFINKTQTQLNIQATEDATILKISRSNLNSILQNSLEINKYFRIVQERVRIADQKRIQYMFNLSGEELYNTFYKYNPEFVQRVPQYMLASYLGFTPEFLSKIRAKKSS
- a CDS encoding polysaccharide lyase, which codes for MKINLIYLLLLLLCTATIEAQVSGTVKDQSGNPIENALVCDANNVSNYTKTDENGVFDLTTGNTSTQLRIGALKYETLKFTSQRNIVLAPDPLLENDEYHISFDHIRIGDTYTEDELKKDFPTSNGIGFYDGQTINGQKDDTQDRASIDYENSIDPGGVSLKVKYPKGLLKTGNSGIDTRIPLMNTFKDNYYESSDLYLSYWIKFSDDFDFNLCGGKLPSLGGSDPNTPDGERDNNRWKGRIMFRKGGAIQFYMELPGEQEPADNATNEDENELRFWGNRVVDGSDICSFEYENYLRMQGWHNIELHYVLESSPNGNDGLFEGWVDGINYDFVGSDYFNYYRNPEENRENITINHILISTFLGGSDIDDYAPKDNDYYVWFDEFRVSEQRINEWDFYTNSLSVEDQSNLLNIKVFPNPSSGSYNLPKKTNWIIYDLLGKEITKGIGKTVDLTGYPKGIYFLKTEISDLTLKLVLK
- a CDS encoding SMP-30/gluconolactonase/LRE family protein: MKLLIKRIALSLLLILIIFVAHILISTGFFRTIENNFNGTVLKEVSIKGAEDITVHALEGFALISSTNREIYPPIKEEKGALYFMNLKDNDFDVTNLTSSFDKSFAPHGISMIKKDSTYTIMAINHTPKGHAIEVFSMQDKTLIHKKTLKHSSLVSPNDLVLIDENRFYVTNDHKYTDGFGKVLEEYLGLSISNVLYYDGENYIEVANGIAYANGINFDRKRNLLYVASPRAFLVKVYTKNDDGSLEFIEDIPCNTGVDNIEIDSEGNLWIGAHPNLLRFGSYAKGEKETSPSEIIKITYNGKNDYTIEQQYTDDGTGMSGSTVAAPYKNLIITGNVMDDHFLILKAKK
- a CDS encoding carboxymuconolactone decarboxylase family protein, with the protein product MKTDRIDISKIKPSAYQPLFDLHNNCKKSTLTDLEFLLIEIRASQINGCAYCIQMHIREAIEKGEKQYRIHALPVWRDSPFFKSEEQIILEMTEEITLISNNGLSETLYQKAINTLGEEKVIDIIMAICGINAWNRIGVATLLTPTPSQE
- the obgE gene encoding GTPase ObgE is translated as MTEGNFVDYVKLHVTSGNGGKGSVHLHREKYITKGGPDGGDGGRGGHVIIKANPNMWTLYHLKFKRHFRAEHGGHGSKNRSSGADGGDVYVDVPLGTVIRDTETQEILHEITEEGQEIVIAEGGMGGRGNWHFKNSVNQTPRYAQPGIEGQQFDITLELKILADVGLVGFPNAGKSTLLSVITSAKPKIADYEFTTLKPNLGIVEYRDFQTFVMADIPGIIEGAAEGKGIGHRFLRHIERNSTLLFLVPADAPDIKEQYEILLDELRRYNPDLLDKERLIAISKCDMLDDELRTELKSELDAQLDVPYLFISSVAQQGLQELKDRLWQMLNT